The DNA window CCTGCGTAGACCTCTCTTCCAACGTGTTCACTGAATATTTTTTCTGTAATAGTTTGTCCCATGTGTTTACCTATATTTTTCATTTTTAATTAATTTTGAGCGATTATATCTAAAATTTTTTTAAGAGCCCAAATGCGTGTTGTTTTTTTCTGCTTTTTCTTTTTTAGAAGATTTAAACTGAAACCATATGATTAATACCACTGCCAAGTCGATAATCACATCAGCTAAGTTGAAAATAGCAAATTCAAATCCACAATGCCAATAGACATAATCCACCACCGCTCCATGTACAAATCGATCAATAATATTCCCGATACCACCAGCGTACAGAAGTGCTACAGGTAACAAGTAGTAGTTTAAAACCGATTTATTAAGCAGCAGATAAATCGCCCCACCTAATAAAAGTGCAATTTGTATGTATTTTAAATACTCTGCTAAAAATGCGAACATTGAAAATGCCACACCATAATTGTATGCCAAAACAAAAGAGAGACACTCTCCTTCATACTCTAAACCATTGACAAACAACATCTTGACGTATTGGTCAATGATTAAAATTGCTACAAACAGAAGTATTGCAACAAGGTATCGTTGTTTCATATTTTACTTTGAATAAACGCTACGAGTTTGTCCATAGCTTTTTTCACTTCTTTTTCATCTTTACCTTCTAAAAGCAATCGCATTTTATTCTCTGTTCCTGAGTATCGAATAAGGTCTCGAATACCTTGAGATCGAATGCTTTCAAGCTCTTCTTCTAAACCTTCAATTTGATCAAGTGGCAGTTTTTGACTCACATTCAAGTTCACCAAAAGTTGTGGATAGAGTTCAAATGCATTGAGTACTTCACTCGCTTTTTTACCGCTTTTAATCAGCATGGCCAATACTTGAAGCGCTGAAGCCAGACCATCTCCAGTTTTTGCCACATCACCAAAAATGATGTGCCCACTTTGCTCACCACCAAAGTTCAAGTCATTATCTTTCATATCCATCAAAATATATTTATCACCCACATCCGTACGGTTGAGTTTAAGCTCATACCTTTGCAGATAATCTTCCAATGCTTTATTACTCATGACCGTTGCCACGCAAGTTTGTCCTTTGAGCAATTTTTCTTGATGCAAATAGACACACAACGCACCAATAAGTTTATCCCCGTGTACGACTTCACCATTTTCATCAACAATCACCAGTCTATCGGCATCTCCATCTAAAGCAATTCCAATATCTGCACGTACTTCTTGTACGATTTTCCCCACATTTTTAGGATGCAGCGCACCACAATCTTCGTTGATGTTGTATCCATTGGGTTTATTGTTAATGGTAATCACTTCAGCCCCAAGCTCTTCAAGAATCGTTGGTCCTACTTTATAAGCTGCTCCATTGGCACAATCAAGGACAATTCTCATGCCATTAAGCGATAAATCTTTAGGAAAAGAGCTCTTAATTGAGACGATGTATCGTCCTATAACATCATCAATTCTTTTTGAAGCGCCAATTTGTTTTCCAGTTACTTGTGAGCTTTTAATAAGTTCATCGTTATAAAAGATTTTCTCTATCTCTGCTTCACATCCTGTACCCAACTTATCTCCGTTTTTGTTAAAAAATTTAATTCCATTGTCATCAAAGGGATTATGAGAAGCTGAAAGCATGATTCCTGCATCACATCGCATGCTCTCTGTTAAGTAAGCAATCGCAGGTGTGGGCATAGGACCAATTTGAATCACGTCATATCCCACTGCGGTTAAACCACTGACCAATGCGTTTTCTATCATGTATCCACTACGTCTGGTATCTTTACCCACTAAAATTTTGTTCGTATATGACTGTTTTCTAAAAAATATTCCTGCTGCCATTGCCAATTTCATAGCGGTCATTGCATCTAGGAATTCGCCCGCTTTTCCCCGTACTCCGTCGGTACCGAATAGTTTCATTACCACTTCCTAAGTTTAAACTTTCTTTAAAGATATTTTCTGTAGTATTCTACCCTTAAAAATTTTATAAAGAGGTTAAAATTAAAATGGCAAATCACAAATCTGCTGAGAAAAGAGCACGACAAACTAAGGTTAGAACTGAGCGAAACAGATTCTACAAAACAAGAATTAAAAACATCACAAAAGATGTTTTATCTGCGGTAGAGGCTGCTGATAAAGATAAAGCTTTAGAAGCAATGAAAACAGCGAATAAATACCTTCACCACTGCGTTGCAAAAGGTGTATTAAAAAAAGGTAATGCTGCTAGAAAAGTAAGTAGATTACAAGTAAAAGTGAACGCACTATAATCGACTTAACCGTACAAATATATGTTACAAGATAAACTTCAACCCTTTCTTGATCGTTATGAAGAGATCAATAATTTATTGGTTTCTCCAGACATCACAACAAATATCAAAAAGATGACGGAGCTTTCAAAAGAGCAATCGAGTCTTGAAGCAATTGTAAATGCTGCAAAAGAGTATTTACAAGTTATTCATGATATCGAAGAGAACAAACAACTTTTAGAAGACAGCGAATTAGGTGAATTGGCAAAAGAGGAACTTAAAGAGTTAGAACCTAAAAAAATAGAACTTGAGTCTGAGATCAAAATTTTACTTGTACCCAAAGATCCAAATGATGATAAAAACATCTATTTGGAACTTCGTGCTGGTACAGGTGGTGATGAAGCTGCCATTTTCGTAGGGGATTTATTTAGAGCCTATTTACGATATGCAGAACTTAAGGGTTGGAAAGTAGAAGTCATGAGCTCAAGTGAGAGTGAAGCTGGTGGCTATAAAGAGATGGTTTTTCTCGTAAAAGGTGATCAGGTCTACAGTCGATTAAAATTCGAAGGTGGAACACACCGAGTTCAAAGGGTACCAGCAACAGAGTCACAAGGAAGAGTTCATACTTCAGCAATCACAGTAGCAGTGATGCCAGAAATTGATGATGTTGAAATTGAAATTAACCCAAATGATTTAAAAATAGATGTAATGCGTTCATCTGGTTGTGGTGGTCAGTCTGTAAATACAACAGACAGTGCGGTTCGAATCACTCACTTACCAACAGGTATAGTGGTGACTAACCAAGACCAAAAATCACAACACAAAAACAAAGAGAAAGCAATGAAGGTTTTAAAAGCAAGGCTATATGACCTTCAGATGCAAGAACAACAAGAGAAAGAGGGTGCCAACCGAAAAGAGCAAGTGGGTACCGGTGATAGAAGTGGACGAATTCGTACCTATAACTATCCTCAAAACCGAGTGAGTGATCATCGTATTAACTTGACACTCTATCGTTTAGAAAACATAATGGAAGATGGGGTTTTTGATGAAATCATTGACCCACTCATTGCCAATCACCAAGCTCAACTTATGGAAGCCAGTGGACTATAAGTCCCTTGGCTTTTCTTATATAAACCATTCCACGTAATCATACTGTAACCATAATACTCTACAATTTCACATCTGTTTCTAATATTTAGAGATGTCTGATTTTATAATTAGATCTTCCTCTGTTTTAAGCGCGAACAAAATAGTCCAAGATCTAATTATAAAATACCTAACTTATAAAGGATTTATATGTTAGAAAAATGGATTAATATACTTAATAAGTTAGATTTCGCTTTTCAACCCATTATCCACACCTATACTGGAAAGATTTATGGCGTAGAAGCACTTCTTAGAAATGTGGAGATTGCAACAGAATACCACAACATACAAAATCTTTTTGATTGTGCTTTTGAAGATGACCTTCTTTATCAAGTCGATTTAGAGCTTCGAAAAAAAGCGATTAAAAAACTCAAAATGCTTGATATTGAAAATGTCAAACTCTTTTATAACTTAGATAATCGAATCATCTACAGTAAGAACTGTCCACAAGGACAAACAGCCAAACTGCTTGAAGAGAATGGGTTAAAAAAAGATGCCATCTGTTTTGAACTGAGTGAAAAGGGAAGCATGATAGAACAAAGTGCTCTTTCCTCTATGATTCAAAAGTATAAAAAAGATGGTTACAGCATTGCCATTGATGATTTTGGTATTGGAGTATCGGGTCTAAAACTTCTTTATTACAGTGAAGCCAATATCATCAAACTCGATCGTTTTTTTATTACGAATATTCATAATGACTCAAAGAAAAAGCTTTTTTGTACTTCCATAATTGACATGGCGCACACCATGGGAATGAAAGTGGTTGCTGAAGGGATTGAGAAAAAAGAGGAGTATTATACGTGTAAAGATATGGGTGTGGATTTTATTCAAGGCTTTTTGGTACAAAAACCCACCATCAAAGTCAAACAAATTGAACCCATATATAAAAACATCCTCAAACTCTTAAAACAAGACCGACGAGATGAAAACAAAAACAATATTGATTCCAGTTTCATTGAATACATCAAACCCATCAATATCAATACATCACTGCATGATCTTTTTTTATACTTTAAAAACCAACCTCATAATACGTTTGTACCCATTGTTGATAATTATGACCACTTAAAAGGGGTCATTTATGAAGTGGATATTAAAAAAATATCCTACTCTCAATATGGTTTGTCATTGGCCAAAAATGTGTCGTACAGCAGTAACTTGTGTAAGTTTTTAAAACCAGCACTTTGTGTAGAAGCGACATGGGGAATTGATAAAACATTAGAAATATACAATATGAATCAAGATCACTCCCGAGGAATTTTTGTCACCAAAGCCAATAAGTATCATGGCTTTATCAATGTCAACTCTTTGCTTTCACTTTCACATAAACGTACCATTGAGATTGCAAAAAATCAAAACCCATTAACCAAACTTCCTGGGAACAACCAAATTGAAGAGTATATCTATAAAAGTTTCAAACAACTCAGAAATGAGATGGGCTTTCATATGCTCTATTTCGATTTCAATGATTTTAAACCCTTTAATGATTCGTATGGTTTCAGACAAGGAGATCGTGCCATTTTAATCTTTTCAGAACTGCTTCAAAAACTGCTGCCAAGCGATGTCTTTATTGGACACATTGGAGGAGATGATTTCTTTATTGGCTTTAAAGAGTATGATTATGAAACCGTATATGAATTTGCACATACCATTCAAAGAGAGTTTGAATCCTCCGTTGCCAATCTTTACAACAAAGAAGATCGTGAAAGAGAATTCATGGTGTGCACTGACCGATTTAATATTCAACGAGAGTTCAAACTGCTCTCTGTGGCTTGTGCCATTGTAGAAATTGGTCCAAAAACAGTTAAAAAGAACTTCGATTTTACATTAGGAAAAATCAAAAAAGTCTCTAAAAAAGCCACCAATCCTATCGGAGTGTGCTTGTAACCAAAGTGTAACTGACGTGTCTTACAATTTCACCATAGAAATTAACACACGGAGTTGAAAATGAATTTAAGAAAATCTGCTTTAGCATTAATTGCTGCTGCTACTGTTGCTTCATCTTTAGGAGCAAATGATCAAATTAGAATTGTTGGGTCATCTACTGTTTACCCATTTACAAGTTACGTTGCTGAAGAATTTGGTGCGACAACGGGTTTTAAAACACCTGTCGTTGAATCAACTGGTTCAGGTGGTGGTATGAAAATTTTCTGTGCAGGTGCAGGAGTTGATACTCCAAGTTTTACAAATGCTTCACGACCAATGAAAGATAAAGAGTTCGCAACGTGTCAAAAAAATGGTGTAAAAGAGATCACTGGTTTCATGGTAGGATATGATGGGATTGCAATTGCTCAAAGCAATGACAATGCTCCATTAAACTTAACAAAAGAGCAAATTTTCTTAGCATTAGCACAAGAAGTTCCTTCAAAAGATGGTAAAAAATTGATCCCTAACCCATATAAAAAATGGAGTGATATTGACCCTTCATTACCAAACAGAGAAATCAGAATGATTGGTGCTCCAACAACATCTGGAACAAGAGACTCATTTGATGAAATGGTGATGGAACACGCTTCTAAAAACTTTAAAATCTATGGTGGGAAATACAAAAAAATCAGAACGGATGGTGCATATATCCCTGGTGGTGAAAACGACAATTTAATCGTTCAACAATTAACACAAGATAAAGCCGCTTTAGGTTACTTCGGTTACAGCTTCTTAGAAGAGAACCATGACAAAATCAATGGTGTGACTTTAAATGGAATTGCGCCAACTGCTGAAAATATTGCAAACGGGAAATACCCAGTATCAAGAAGTCTGTTTATGTATATGAAAAATGGGCACATTGGAAAAGTTAAAGGTGTTGCTGAGTTCTTAGATCTTTATGCTACAAAAGCAATGATTGGACCAAAAGGTGTTTTAAGAAACATTGGTTTAATCCCTATGCAAGACAAAATGCTTAAAGAGGTTCAAGCTTCTGTAAAAGCAAGAACACTTTTAACTGCTGATATGGTTAAACACAAAACAGTTCTACCAGTAAAATAAATAGAACATTATTAAAATAAAATCCTATAAAACCTCTGCTTATTTAAGTAGAGGTTTTATTAGTTAGAAAAGAAAGGTTATTCTATGTCAAATGACTCTTTATATTTGATATTCTTTGGAGGGCTTATTCCACTCATCTTTATTGCCTATATGATTGGAAAAAATAAAGCTCAAGTCATATCAAATAAAGGCATTCATATAAACTCTCAACCTGAGCAATATGGATGGTTTACCGCACTTTATACAGGGCTTCCTGTGATCATGCTTTTAGTGACTGTAATGTTTTTATATCTGTTTGGACTAAAATCTGTTCCACCCATGCTTATTGTTATTTCATCTTTAGCTTTAGGGGCCATTTCACTTATTTTTGTTGTTAAACGTTTAAGCCCAACTACAAAAGCTCGTGACTCTATTGAGTCTTTTATTCGAATTGTTCTTATCTTCGCTTCACTTATTTCAGTATTGACCACTTTTGGTATTCTTTTTTCAATTATTTTCGAATCAATTCATTTTTTCCAACGTGAAAGCTTTTTTGGATTTATTTTTGGTACCGATTGGAATCCTGATACAGCCTTTTTAGAGGGTGCTGGACGAGCAACTGAAGGTGTTGCCCAAGCACAATTTGGTGCAGTGCCTATTTTTGCTGGTACCTTTTATATTACTCTTATTGCGATGGCTGTAGCAGTACCTATTGGTATTTTAAGTGCGGTGTTTATGTCAGAGTATGCGAGCAAGAAAGTGCGAAATACGATTAAACCCACTCTTGAGATTTTAGCAGGTATTCCAACCGTTGTGTATGGATTCTTTGCGGCCATTACTGTGGCACCTTTTATTGTGAATGTTTTCAGTGCTTTGGGTATTGATGCATCATATCGAAGTGCATTGGGTGCAGGTGTGGTGATGGGGATCATGATTATTCCTATTATTTCCAGTTTAAGTGATGACGTTATCAGCTCTGTGCCACAAAACATTCGAAACGGTTCATTAGCCCTTGGAATGAACAAAGCAGAAACGATTATGTTTGTTGTTATTCCTTCAGCCATGCCAGGGATTATTGCTGCTGTGTTATTGGGTATTTCAAGAGCATTGGGTGAAACCATGATTGTTGTAATGGCAGCAAGTTTACGACCAAACTTAACCATGAACCCTTTAGAAGATATGACCACCGTTACAGTTAAAATCGTAGAGTCTCTTGTAGGGGACCAAGAATTTGACAGTTCATTAACGCTTTCAGCCTTTGCGCTTGGTTTGGTTCTATTTGTTGTAACTCTTATTATTAATATTATTTCAATTACAACCATTAGAAAATTCCACCAAAAATATAAAATTTCGAATCTGTAAGGCAGCATGATGAAAAAAACAAACGACTTTTACATACCACAAATTGCACAACGAAACAGAAAAGCCAAACGCTTTATGTATATTACAATGGCAGCCGTGATTCTTTCACTCTCTTTTTTAGGTTTTTTCTTGTTTGATATTGTTAAAAATGGTTACCCTGCATTTCAACAATCTTATATCAAAGTTGATGTGACCATCGATGAAGAGGCTGCTGAAAACCCTTACGGTATTTTTGATCGTGACATGAGTCAAATCATCAGCCGTGCTTGGTTACGAAGCCTTCCTCAAGAAATCAGAGAAAATCCAGAATGGATGGGAACCACTCAAACATTTTGGGCATTAACCAATGCAGAAGCAGACCAACATGTCAAAGGGAAACATTCACGACTGAAACAACGAACAAAAGATAAAATCGATCAACTCTTAGCGCAAGGTGAGATTGAAAAACGATTTAACGTCATTTTCTTTTTCACGGGAGATTCAAAGATTCCTGAAAATGCAGGTTTTTATGCTGCGATGATTGGTTCAGTTTTAACCATGATTGTAACGATGTCATTGGCAGTACCTATTGGAGTGATGACCGCCATTTATCTTGAAGAGTTTGCTCCCGATAACAAAGTAACACAAATCATTGAAGTGAACATCAATAACCTTGCAGCCATACCTTCAATTTTGTTTGGTCTATTGGGCTTGGCTATTTTCATTAACTTCTTTGGGGTTCCAAGAAGTTCACCACTGGTTGGGGGTATGACACTGGCATTGATGTCCTTACCTATTATCATTGTAAGTTCAAAAGCAGCTCTTAAATCCGTACCAGCAAGTATTCGACAAGCAGGTTATGGATTGGGATTAACAAAATGGCAAGTGACACGTGACCACGTTTTACCTTTAGCATTCCCTGGTATTTTAACGGGTTCAATCATCGCTTTAGCACAAGCCATGGGGGAAACTGCTCCTTTGATTATTGTAGGGATGATTGCTTTTGTTCCTGATGCGGTGACCAATATCACATCAGCTGCAACGGTTATGCCAGCGCAAATTTTCACATGGTCAGGAATGCCAGAGCGCGCCTATATTGAAAAAACAGCCGCAGGTATTATTGTACTGTTAACGGTTCTTATTTCTTTAAATACCATTGCTGTGTTGTTAAGAAAGAAATTTGAAGTTAAATGGTGAGAAGCGCTAAGGCAAAGCCAACTGCTTGGCTTTGTTAGCTTCGAAACCGAAGTTGTTGTGCGAAAATGTTGAGCACCAACGAAGGGGAAGCGTTCTTTTGAAGTTGTTGTGCGAAAGTTTTGAGCACCAACAAAGGCTAAAAAGCATAAATAAAATTAGAGATAAAAGAGAAAAATTATGAGTAAACAAAACGTTAAAGTAGATGTCAAAGATTTAAACTTATGGTACGCAAATAATCATGCTTTACATGATATTAATATTGATTTATATGAAAACAAAATCACTGCACTTATTGGTGCATCAGGGTGTGGTAAATCGACCTTTTTACGATGCTTGAACCGTATGAACGATTTGGTTGCCAGTGCAAAAATAAAAGGAAACGTTGTCATTGATAAAAAAAATATTTATGACAAAGATGTGGACGTAGTAAGTGTACGAAAACGAATTGGTATGGTGTTTCAACAACCCAACCCTTTTCCTAAATCAATCTATGAAAATGTGGCTTATGCCCCATTGAAACACGGGATTGTTAAAAAAGGGAAAGCGTGTGATGCTTTAGTTGAAGAGTCACTTCATGGAGCAGGTATTTGGGATGAAGTTAAAGATAAACTCCATGCTCCTGGAACATCACTCTCAGGTGGTCAACAACAACGGTTATGTATTGCACGAACGATTGCTGTGCGACCCGATGTTATTTTAATGGATGAACCAACCTCAGCTTTAGACCCAATCAGTACAGAAAAAATTGAAGCTTTAATGTTGGAACTAAAGAAAAAATATACCATCATCACAGTGACACACAATATGCAACAAGCTGCACGGGTTGCAGACTATACAGCGTTTTTCCATTTAGGTCAACTCATTGAGTATGACGAAACGGAAACGATTTTTGTAAACCCAAAAGAGAAAAAAACAGAAGATTATATTACAGGAAGGTTTGGATAATGTTACAAGTATTTAAAGAGAAACTTGACACCATTAAAAATGAGATTATTTTTATTGGTGATAAAGTAGTAAAAGCCAATGAGTTGGCACTAAGTGGTTTGGTTGAAGATAAAGCAGAGCTTTTCAATGATGCAAAATCAGAATTGAATAATATTGAGAATCTTTCCAATAAGATTGATAATTTAATTGTAACCACATTGGCACTGCATGCACCAGAAGCAAAAGATTTACGTTCATTGGTTTCATACTTAAAAATCACCAATGAAGTTGTACGAGCAAGTTCAAATACCAAGAGTTTCATCAAAGCGTTTTCAAAAGCAATGAACCATGATGTGGACGTAGAAAAAGTAAAAGAGTATGCTATTCCATTACACAAGTCAACAATTCTTTCACTCAAAACAGCTTTGGTGATGATCAATTTAGCCGATGACAACGACACTGAAGATTACTTTCATAAAGTCATCGTTGAAGAGAGTAAAACTGATGATTTATACTCGATGATTGAAAAAAATTTATTAAAGCTGATTACTAAAAACAGAGATCTTTCAAAAGACTATTTTGATCTATTGGGTTCATTTCGACGTTTAGAGAAAGTGGCCGACCGAGCAGCGAGTATTGCAAACTTACTTCTGTTTGCTCATATAGGTGGGGAAATTCTCCAAGCATAATAAGAAATATGGTACAATATTGCCATGAAAAGAGCAGTATTAAAAATAAAACGATACTTCAGTTATAACTATGAAGTACTCATTGCAGCGTTGCTGTTTGTTACCATTGTATTTGTCGGTTTGGAGTTTTACAAAGCCATTATCTTGATGCTTGAATTCATCGTGATCATGGAAGTTGTAAAGATGGTATCTGACTTTATTAAAAAAGAGAAGTTAAGATTACGATTTGTTATTGATATTTTTATCATTTTCTTGATTCGTGATGTTATTATTTTAGCTTCACATAGAACAAAAGACTACTTTGATATTGCCTTTTTATTGGGTGTCATTTTTGTCTTTTTCATCTTTAGAATTTTTGCGATTAAGTTCTCTCCGGGAGTGATTAAAATCTCTAAAGACACAGTGATTGAATATGAAGACGATAGAAAGTCAAAAAAAATCTCAAAAAATGACCCTAAGGTGCAACTTGGAAAAGAATACGATACTGATAGTTGAAGATGAAGAAGATATTTTAGAACTGTTGGAGTATACCCTTCAAAAAGAGGGGTATGACACCATCGGTTTTACAAAAGTCAATCAAGCTTTGGAAGATATTTTCGAAGAAGAGAGCATCGACTTGGTGCTTATGGACAGAAACCTTCCGGGCATTGATGGTACCTCATTTATAAAAAATATCAAACAACAAGGCATCAATGTGCCAGTGATTTACGTCACTGCCAAAGATAAAGAAGAGGACATCTTAAATGGTTTTGATGCTCATGCAGATGACTATATCACAAAACCTTTTAACTTAAAAGAGTTATGTGCACGCGTTAAAGCGATACTAAAACGTACTAAAAAAAGTGTTGAGATTTTAAAAGTCAAAGACATTGTCTATAAAAAATCCAATAAAAAATTTTATATCGATGAAAAAGAGATAGAACTCACGCACTTAGAGCATGATCTGTTCTTAGAGTTCATTAAAAACAAAGACATTCTGCTTTCAAGAGAACACCTTTTAGAAGCCGTTTGGGAAGACTCATTTGATAAAAAACTCAAAACAGTCAATGTAGCCGTGAAACGTCTTAAAGCTAAAATTGACCCTAAAGGGAAAAAAGAGTACATCAAATCAATTCGTGGTGAAGGGTACATCTTTTGCTAAAAATTCACCAGCTCTTTTTACGCTCTTTTATTCTTGTGTTTTTTGCGGTTTTACTCTCGGTGAGTATCACCACCTATTTTTGGATTAAAGCCACCTATCTTGAAGAGATTGAAAAAAACATGTCTCAAAACATCGATGCATTGATTGTATCTTTAAACTCACTGGATAATTTAGATGCAATGGTACAAGAGTTTAAAGATAAAACCAATCTTCGTCTGACCATTATCAATGCTTCTGGAAAGGTCATTGCAGAAAGCCATGAAGACAAACACTCAATGGACAATCACCTCAATCGAAAAGAGATTGTGAACCTGCAAGAAGATGGTGTGGGAAAGATTATTCGCCACTCTAAAACCATTGACAAAGACCTTTTATATATTGCAAAAAAAGTAAAAATCAATGATGAAACCATCTACATACGAATGGCGGATTCCATTGAAAAGATTCAAAACCAATTCATCGGCTTAACCTTTCAAATCATGGGCATTTTTGCTGTGTTTATTATCTTTGTATTTATTATTACCTATATCATCAGTCATCGTATTCGTATTCAAACGGATAAAATCCT is part of the Candidatus Marinarcus aquaticus genome and encodes:
- a CDS encoding phosphate-starvation-inducible PsiE family protein is translated as MKRAVLKIKRYFSYNYEVLIAALLFVTIVFVGLEFYKAIILMLEFIVIMEVVKMVSDFIKKEKLRLRFVIDIFIIFLIRDVIILASHRTKDYFDIAFLLGVIFVFFIFRIFAIKFSPGVIKISKDTVIEYEDDRKSKKISKNDPKVQLGKEYDTDS
- a CDS encoding response regulator transcription factor, encoding MTLRCNLEKNTILIVEDEEDILELLEYTLQKEGYDTIGFTKVNQALEDIFEEESIDLVLMDRNLPGIDGTSFIKNIKQQGINVPVIYVTAKDKEEDILNGFDAHADDYITKPFNLKELCARVKAILKRTKKSVEILKVKDIVYKKSNKKFYIDEKEIELTHLEHDLFLEFIKNKDILLSREHLLEAVWEDSFDKKLKTVNVAVKRLKAKIDPKGKKEYIKSIRGEGYIFC
- a CDS encoding phosphate signaling complex PhoU family protein; translation: MLQVFKEKLDTIKNEIIFIGDKVVKANELALSGLVEDKAELFNDAKSELNNIENLSNKIDNLIVTTLALHAPEAKDLRSLVSYLKITNEVVRASSNTKSFIKAFSKAMNHDVDVEKVKEYAIPLHKSTILSLKTALVMINLADDNDTEDYFHKVIVEESKTDDLYSMIEKNLLKLITKNRDLSKDYFDLLGSFRRLEKVADRAASIANLLLFAHIGGEILQA